The Microbacterium sp. LWH7-1.2 genome window below encodes:
- the coaD gene encoding pantetheine-phosphate adenylyltransferase: MSSRIAVVPGSFDPPTLGHLDVIRRAASLFDQLHVLVVHNPGKEAMLPIAQRQSLLEQSIAESEIEGDVIVASWSMGLLVDYATDVGAGVLVKGIRSQVDVAYETPMAIVNRHLAHVETVFLLPDPAHALVSSSLVRQVASLGGDVSPFVPPAVARFLDTGARGL, translated from the coding sequence ATGAGCAGCCGGATCGCCGTCGTCCCGGGATCGTTCGATCCGCCGACCCTCGGTCATCTCGACGTGATCCGCCGCGCCGCTTCCCTCTTCGACCAACTCCACGTCCTCGTCGTGCACAACCCCGGCAAGGAGGCGATGCTGCCGATCGCGCAGCGTCAGTCGCTGCTGGAGCAGTCGATCGCCGAGAGCGAGATCGAAGGCGACGTGATCGTCGCCTCGTGGAGCATGGGCCTGCTGGTGGATTACGCGACGGATGTCGGCGCCGGCGTCCTCGTGAAGGGCATCCGCTCGCAGGTCGATGTGGCGTACGAGACGCCGATGGCGATCGTGAACCGCCATCTCGCGCATGTCGAGACGGTCTTCCTGCTGCCAGATCCCGCGCACGCGCTCGTCTCGAGCTCGCTGGTGCGTCAGGTCGCGTCCCTCGGCGGCGATGTGTCCCCGTTCGTGCCGCCGGCGGTGGCCCGGTTCCTCGACACCGGCGCGCGCGGCCTCTGA
- a CDS encoding GNAT family N-acetyltransferase, with protein sequence MTTITGLEFRPLVVPASIDAPDASDFVEMVRVRNLIYREISGHDDHRITADELLPHYRPSEYQTRLSWVIVDDGAIVGRIGVDIPLEEGSTAAFWLIEMLRERWGRGIGSAAYELVERTAREHGRTVLQSWAEHPAAAGPQLAPPTGFGEIPEDHVARFYLRHGYKLEQVERNSAFDLTGSFDGVERLLAEARAASSAYRVVQWSAPTPEEYVAGYAWMKSRMSTDAPAAALEFDEETWDAARIAEHDARYTSSGRTIQVTAAQHVETGELCAFNELVIGKDRTEASHQEDTLVLKEHRGHKLGTLVKCAGLLSWREIAPDSARVITYNAEENRPMLDINEAIGFAPIAYEGAWKKVLDD encoded by the coding sequence ATGACCACCATCACGGGGCTGGAGTTCCGCCCCCTCGTCGTACCCGCCTCCATCGACGCACCCGACGCCAGCGACTTCGTCGAGATGGTGCGCGTGCGCAACCTCATCTACCGCGAGATCTCCGGGCACGACGACCACCGCATCACCGCCGACGAACTCCTGCCGCACTACCGGCCCTCCGAGTACCAGACCCGGCTCAGCTGGGTGATCGTCGACGACGGCGCGATCGTCGGCCGCATCGGCGTCGACATCCCCCTCGAGGAAGGCTCGACCGCGGCATTCTGGCTCATCGAGATGCTCCGCGAGAGGTGGGGCCGCGGCATCGGCTCGGCGGCCTACGAGCTCGTCGAGCGCACGGCACGCGAGCACGGCCGCACGGTGCTGCAGTCCTGGGCCGAGCACCCCGCCGCGGCCGGGCCTCAGCTCGCACCGCCGACCGGTTTCGGCGAGATCCCCGAGGATCACGTCGCGCGGTTCTATCTCCGCCACGGCTACAAGCTCGAGCAGGTCGAGCGCAACAGCGCCTTCGACCTCACCGGATCGTTCGACGGTGTCGAGCGACTCCTCGCGGAGGCGCGGGCCGCATCGTCTGCCTATCGCGTCGTCCAGTGGTCGGCACCGACCCCCGAGGAATACGTCGCAGGCTACGCGTGGATGAAGTCCCGCATGTCGACCGATGCGCCCGCTGCGGCGCTCGAGTTCGACGAGGAGACGTGGGATGCCGCGCGGATCGCCGAACACGACGCACGCTACACATCGTCGGGGCGGACGATCCAGGTCACGGCCGCTCAGCACGTCGAGACCGGTGAGCTGTGCGCTTTCAACGAGCTGGTGATCGGCAAGGATCGCACCGAGGCAAGTCACCAGGAGGACACGCTGGTCCTCAAAGAGCACCGCGGGCACAAGCTCGGGACGCTCGTGAAGTGCGCCGGGCTGCTGTCCTGGCGCGAGATCGCGCCGGACTCGGCGCGAGTCATCACCTACAACGCGGAGGAGAACCGGCCCATGCTGGACATCAACGAGGCGATCGGCTTCGCGCCGATCGCGTACGAGGGGGCGTGGAAGAAGGTGCTCGATGACTGA
- the smc gene encoding chromosome segregation protein SMC, producing the protein MHLKSVTLKGFKSFAQPTTFALEPGVTCIVGPNGSGKSNVVDALAWVMGEQGAKTLRGGKMEDVIFAGTATRGPLGRAEVQLTIDNSDGALPIEYSEVTISRTLFRNGSSEYAINGESCRLLDVQELLSDSGLGREMHVIVGQGRLDSVLQATPEDRRGFIEEAAGILKHRRRKEKTLRKLDAMEANLTRLSDLAGELRRQLKPLGRQAEIAREAATIAAVVRDAKARLLADEIVGLRAELASHAQSEHERHAERMVLQERLDNVRVRIEQLEGDQRSENVDRARRVAFGLERVQERLRGLYALAGQRLALLGDAEDEDRIELTTVSQAMIDEARAEIDDVSDGLGAAQDAVAEAGRGVVRARAELDALDVDIAAQSALISEHDMRITALRGTAEAAASALAAVRTAVERQQKALDAALARRAEAEQILAGVDPDLVPEESSADLAAAYERAQRDATESESAVSSLRERLHAAERERDALTAQTAALSRALDVKNGASSLLAEGRDGVRGLVGDAVQVKPGFEAAIAAVLGPIAEGVLVEDRESAFAVADAARDAEAGVVDIVIASAGVMRPAFPALRGIVPAHEVVTAPEGVLGLLSYVVVADDLDSARDAGPTLADAELGGPITLVTRRGEVYTEYSLRAGAGASRSRLELAAERDAAADRRDEIAVVADSLREALTEATRELESARLRTKTTLATLREHDAALAAHAEQVNRASVRHEAAVAECERLAAGLAQAAAAVEEAEGSARSAEEQLTSALEVPRPILDASAREGLLAALEEARDGEMRSRLDVETLRERIRAGEARVVALERQREREREAAAEAARRAVVRRAQREIAAGVAGQLPALIDSVDRSLAQARAELAAAESERTAVTAELGELRSQENAVRERLAGLTESVHSLELQIHEKRLHVTGLLERVKSELGLDEDILVSEYGPDEPVPLDPAAEPAPDDHDGAAEAASVAYDRAQQRRRLQDAERKLAQLGRVNPLALEEFEALEQRHKFMTEQLADLTQTRRDLLTIIEELDERMQIIFLAAFEDTKIAFGEVFPILFPGGTGSIALTDPDSPLTTGIEVAVRPVGKKIERLSLLSGGERSLAAVALLTAIFKARPSPFYILDEVEAALDDANLGRLLGVFEQLRASSQLIVITHQKRTMEIADALYGVSMRQDGVSAVVGQRIAERAAS; encoded by the coding sequence ATGCACCTGAAGAGCGTGACGCTCAAAGGGTTCAAGTCGTTCGCCCAGCCGACGACATTCGCCCTCGAACCCGGGGTGACATGCATCGTCGGTCCCAACGGCTCCGGCAAGTCCAACGTCGTCGACGCGCTGGCGTGGGTGATGGGGGAGCAGGGAGCCAAGACCCTTCGCGGCGGCAAGATGGAGGACGTCATCTTCGCCGGCACCGCGACGCGCGGGCCGCTCGGCCGCGCCGAGGTGCAGCTCACCATCGACAACAGCGACGGTGCTCTCCCGATCGAGTACTCCGAGGTGACGATCAGCCGCACGCTGTTCCGGAACGGCTCGAGCGAGTACGCGATCAACGGCGAGTCCTGCCGGCTGCTCGACGTGCAGGAGCTGCTGAGCGATTCGGGACTCGGTCGCGAGATGCACGTGATCGTCGGGCAGGGCCGCCTCGACAGCGTGCTGCAGGCGACGCCCGAAGACCGCAGGGGCTTCATCGAGGAGGCGGCCGGCATCCTCAAGCACCGCCGGCGCAAGGAGAAGACCCTCCGCAAGCTCGACGCGATGGAAGCAAACCTCACGCGTCTGAGCGACCTCGCCGGGGAGCTGCGCCGGCAGCTCAAGCCGCTCGGCCGCCAGGCTGAGATCGCCCGCGAGGCGGCGACGATCGCCGCCGTCGTGCGCGACGCGAAGGCGCGCCTTCTCGCCGACGAGATCGTGGGCCTGCGCGCCGAGCTCGCGTCGCACGCGCAGAGCGAGCACGAGCGCCACGCCGAGCGCATGGTGCTGCAGGAGCGGCTCGACAATGTACGCGTGCGCATCGAACAGCTCGAGGGCGACCAGCGGTCCGAGAACGTCGACCGCGCGCGCCGCGTGGCCTTCGGGCTCGAACGGGTGCAGGAGCGCCTGCGCGGCCTGTACGCGCTGGCCGGTCAGCGGCTCGCCCTTCTCGGCGACGCCGAAGACGAGGACCGCATCGAGCTGACGACCGTCTCGCAGGCGATGATCGACGAGGCTCGCGCGGAGATCGACGACGTCTCCGACGGCCTCGGCGCCGCGCAGGATGCCGTCGCCGAGGCCGGTCGCGGCGTCGTGCGCGCCCGCGCCGAGCTCGACGCGCTCGACGTCGACATCGCCGCGCAGAGCGCGCTGATCTCGGAGCACGACATGCGCATCACGGCGCTGCGCGGTACCGCAGAGGCGGCCGCATCCGCCCTCGCAGCCGTGCGCACAGCCGTCGAACGTCAGCAGAAGGCGCTGGATGCCGCGCTCGCACGCCGCGCGGAGGCCGAACAGATCCTCGCCGGCGTGGACCCCGATCTCGTGCCTGAGGAGTCGTCGGCGGACCTTGCCGCCGCCTATGAGCGGGCGCAGCGCGACGCCACCGAGTCCGAGTCGGCCGTCTCCTCGCTCCGGGAGCGCCTCCACGCCGCCGAGCGCGAGCGCGACGCGCTGACCGCGCAGACAGCCGCACTGAGCCGGGCCCTCGATGTGAAGAACGGCGCGTCGTCGCTCCTCGCGGAGGGCCGCGACGGCGTCCGCGGACTGGTCGGCGACGCCGTCCAGGTCAAGCCGGGATTCGAGGCCGCGATCGCGGCGGTGCTCGGCCCGATCGCCGAGGGCGTGCTCGTCGAGGACCGCGAGAGCGCATTCGCCGTCGCCGACGCCGCGCGGGACGCCGAAGCAGGTGTCGTCGACATCGTGATCGCATCGGCCGGCGTGATGCGCCCGGCATTCCCCGCGCTGCGTGGGATCGTGCCGGCGCACGAGGTCGTCACGGCGCCCGAGGGCGTACTCGGGCTGCTCTCGTACGTCGTCGTCGCCGACGACCTCGACAGCGCTCGCGACGCCGGCCCGACGCTGGCGGATGCCGAGCTGGGCGGCCCGATCACCCTCGTGACGCGTCGTGGCGAGGTGTACACTGAGTACTCCCTGCGTGCGGGCGCGGGAGCCTCGCGATCGCGGCTGGAGCTCGCGGCGGAACGGGATGCTGCGGCCGACCGCCGCGACGAGATCGCCGTCGTGGCGGACTCGCTGCGCGAAGCACTGACCGAAGCGACCCGCGAGCTCGAGTCGGCGCGCCTCCGCACGAAGACGACGCTCGCGACCCTCCGCGAGCATGACGCGGCCCTCGCCGCGCACGCCGAGCAGGTCAATCGGGCCTCGGTGCGGCACGAGGCGGCCGTCGCCGAGTGCGAGCGACTCGCGGCCGGGCTCGCCCAGGCAGCCGCGGCCGTCGAGGAGGCCGAGGGATCGGCGCGGTCCGCGGAGGAACAGCTCACCTCGGCTCTCGAGGTGCCCCGCCCGATCCTCGATGCCTCCGCGCGCGAGGGCTTGCTCGCCGCCCTCGAAGAGGCGCGCGACGGCGAGATGCGCTCGCGCCTCGACGTCGAGACGCTCCGCGAACGCATCCGGGCGGGGGAAGCGCGCGTGGTCGCGCTCGAGCGCCAGCGCGAGCGCGAACGCGAGGCCGCCGCCGAGGCGGCGCGGCGAGCCGTGGTCCGCCGCGCGCAGCGCGAGATCGCCGCCGGGGTCGCAGGTCAGCTGCCCGCGCTGATCGACTCCGTCGACCGCTCCCTCGCGCAGGCCCGCGCCGAGCTCGCCGCCGCGGAATCCGAGCGCACCGCCGTCACCGCCGAACTCGGCGAGCTGCGCAGCCAGGAGAACGCCGTGCGAGAGCGCTTGGCCGGGCTCACCGAGAGCGTCCACAGCCTCGAGTTGCAGATCCACGAGAAGCGCCTCCACGTGACGGGACTGCTCGAGCGTGTGAAGTCCGAACTCGGTCTGGACGAAGACATTCTTGTTTCGGAATATGGACCGGATGAGCCCGTTCCGTTGGATCCGGCCGCGGAGCCCGCGCCTGATGATCACGACGGCGCCGCGGAGGCGGCATCCGTCGCATATGACCGCGCCCAGCAGCGCCGACGCCTGCAGGATGCCGAGCGGAAGCTGGCTCAGCTCGGCCGGGTGAACCCGCTCGCCCTCGAGGAGTTCGAAGCGCTCGAGCAGCGTCACAAGTTCATGACCGAGCAGCTCGCCGATCTCACCCAGACCCGCAGGGACCTGTTGACGATCATCGAAGAGCTCGACGAGCGCATGCAGATCATCTTCCTCGCCGCGTTCGAGGACACGAAGATCGCGTTCGGAGAGGTATTCCCGATCCTGTTCCCGGGGGGAACCGGCTCGATCGCGCTCACGGACCCGGATTCCCCGCTCACCACGGGGATCGAGGTGGCGGTCCGGCCGGTCGGCAAGAAGATCGAGCGTCTCTCCCTGCTGTCGGGCGGGGAGCGCTCGCTCGCGGCGGTGGCGCTGCTGACCGCGATCTTCAAGGCGCGTCCGAGTCCGTTCTACATCCTCGACGAGGTAGAGGCCGCGCTCGACGATGCCAACCTCGGGCGCCTCCTCGGCGTGTTCGAGCAGCTGCGGGCCTCCAGCCAGCTCATCGTCATCACCCATCAGAAGCGCACGATGGAGATCGCCGACGCGCTGTACGGCGTGTCGATGCGCCAGGACGGCGTCTCGGCCGTGGTGGGCCAGCGCATCGCCGAACGCGCCGCCTCCTGA
- the mutM gene encoding bifunctional DNA-formamidopyrimidine glycosylase/DNA-(apurinic or apyrimidinic site) lyase produces MPELPEVEVVRAGLAPAVSSALVIGVTVLDERALTRHVGDGADFESRLTGRVVSAAARRGKFLWLPLRSESLGTSSDEAVIGHLGMSGQMLLRAPGTAPERHERVRIDLAHPVHGELSVVFADQRTFGSLAIDDLIATPDGAPGGYGWDEASVPAQVAHIARDPLDPAFSDAGFRRLLARKDSAIKRVLLDQTVVSGVGNIYADESLWAARIHPETSARALPTRAVNRLLAEIRHVLDKALAEGGTSFDAQYVNVNGQAGYFAHSLNAYGRTGEPCPRCGRPIVRVSFTNRSSHFCAHCQRVPRPGVDRPSAAHV; encoded by the coding sequence GTGCCTGAGCTTCCCGAGGTCGAGGTCGTCCGCGCAGGCCTCGCCCCCGCTGTCAGCAGCGCACTCGTGATCGGCGTCACCGTGCTCGACGAGCGCGCACTGACGCGACACGTCGGTGACGGTGCGGACTTCGAATCGCGCCTGACCGGACGCGTCGTGAGCGCCGCCGCCCGGCGTGGCAAGTTCTTGTGGCTTCCACTGCGGTCGGAATCCCTCGGCACCTCGTCCGACGAGGCGGTGATCGGCCATCTCGGCATGAGCGGGCAGATGCTGCTGCGCGCCCCGGGTACGGCCCCCGAGCGGCACGAGCGTGTGCGCATCGACCTCGCTCATCCCGTCCACGGAGAGCTCTCCGTCGTCTTCGCCGATCAGCGCACCTTCGGCTCACTCGCGATCGACGACCTGATCGCCACGCCAGACGGCGCGCCCGGAGGCTACGGGTGGGACGAGGCATCCGTCCCGGCGCAGGTGGCGCACATCGCACGCGACCCGCTCGATCCGGCGTTCTCGGATGCGGGATTTCGACGACTCCTCGCGCGCAAGGACTCGGCGATCAAGCGAGTTCTGCTCGATCAGACGGTCGTCAGTGGAGTGGGCAACATCTACGCCGACGAGTCGCTGTGGGCCGCGCGCATCCACCCCGAGACGTCTGCTCGCGCACTGCCGACCCGTGCGGTGAACCGCCTGCTCGCCGAGATACGCCACGTGCTCGACAAGGCGCTGGCCGAAGGCGGCACGAGCTTCGACGCGCAGTACGTCAACGTCAACGGTCAGGCCGGCTACTTCGCCCACTCGCTCAACGCATACGGCCGCACCGGGGAGCCGTGCCCCCGATGCGGCCGTCCGATCGTGCGCGTGTCGTTCACGAATCGCTCGAGTCACTTCTGCGCGCATTGTCAGCGAGTGCCGCGCCCGGGTGTGGACCGACCGAGCGCGGCACACGTCTGA
- the rnc gene encoding ribonuclease III, with protein MTDVAAERTTLSDLTQKLGVDIDAELLSLALTHRSWAYENGQVPHNERLEFLGDSVLGLAVTVRLFTGHPELEEGALAKRRASVVSTVALAEIARGIGLGAHLKLGRGEILTGGRDKDSILADTMEAIFGATYLSAGSDAATGLVLRLVEPLLADPERYGAAMDPKTALQELAAHGGLLPPMYVVTSTGPDHDRRFTAIVTVGELSAEGAGTSKKHAEMAAALTAWRALSGRA; from the coding sequence GTGACAGACGTCGCAGCGGAGCGCACCACGCTCTCAGACCTCACACAGAAGCTCGGAGTCGATATCGACGCCGAGCTTCTGTCGCTGGCGCTGACCCATCGCTCGTGGGCGTATGAGAACGGGCAGGTTCCGCACAACGAGCGTCTCGAGTTCCTCGGCGACTCCGTGCTGGGCCTCGCCGTGACGGTGCGCCTGTTCACCGGTCACCCCGAGCTCGAAGAGGGCGCCCTGGCGAAGCGGCGTGCCAGCGTCGTCTCGACGGTGGCCCTCGCCGAGATCGCCCGGGGCATCGGCCTCGGCGCGCACCTCAAGCTGGGTCGGGGCGAGATCCTCACCGGCGGGCGTGACAAGGACTCGATCCTCGCCGACACCATGGAGGCGATCTTCGGCGCGACCTACCTGTCGGCGGGATCGGATGCCGCGACCGGCCTGGTGCTGCGACTCGTGGAGCCGCTCCTCGCGGACCCGGAACGCTACGGGGCGGCGATGGACCCGAAGACCGCGCTGCAAGAGCTCGCCGCGCACGGCGGGTTGCTGCCCCCGATGTACGTGGTGACCTCGACCGGACCCGATCACGACCGGCGCTTCACGGCGATCGTGACGGTGGGTGAGCTGTCGGCAGAGGGCGCGGGCACCAGCAAGAAGCACGCCGAGATGGCCGCTGCGCTCACAGCGTGGCGCGCGCTCAGCGGGCGTGCCTGA
- a CDS encoding GNAT family N-acetyltransferase, with protein sequence MTDLAETGVVTVQRIVVPERADAPDARVFLEMVRIANAVCLEDAGHDYLHEEPDEMLGFWQDQTDWTQLGFAALRGDEVLGAVKLMISNEADASTVEFDLMVDPPHRGRGLEELLLAEVEREARERGLATIQTWTLHRPDAAGPRLQPSTGWGAIPADDAQTRFQLASGFTLEQVERNSVFDLTGDLALVEQMLADAVAVAGDEYRPIQWTSPTPPEYIDGFAYALSRMSTDVPAGGLVIDEQHWDAARVERRDARLKAQGLTVSVAAVVHAPTGRIAAYNELVIGEDRSGATQQYGTLVVKEHRGHRLGTIVKCANLLRWRDLVPESPRVSTFNAEENRHMLDINETIGFVPASYAGAWKKVLEL encoded by the coding sequence ATGACTGATCTGGCCGAAACCGGCGTCGTGACCGTCCAGCGGATCGTCGTCCCCGAGAGGGCGGACGCGCCCGACGCCCGGGTGTTCCTCGAGATGGTGCGGATCGCCAACGCGGTCTGCCTCGAGGACGCCGGACACGACTACCTGCACGAGGAGCCCGACGAGATGCTCGGATTCTGGCAGGACCAGACGGACTGGACCCAGCTCGGGTTCGCCGCGCTCCGCGGCGACGAGGTTCTCGGGGCCGTGAAGCTGATGATCTCGAACGAGGCGGACGCGAGCACGGTCGAATTCGACCTCATGGTCGACCCGCCGCACCGCGGTCGTGGTCTCGAGGAGCTGCTGCTCGCCGAGGTCGAACGGGAGGCGCGCGAGCGCGGACTCGCCACGATCCAGACCTGGACGCTTCATCGACCGGATGCTGCGGGCCCCCGCTTGCAGCCGTCCACAGGGTGGGGTGCGATCCCTGCTGACGATGCGCAGACGAGATTCCAGCTGGCGAGCGGCTTCACGCTCGAGCAGGTGGAGCGCAACAGCGTGTTCGATCTGACCGGCGACCTCGCCCTCGTCGAGCAGATGCTCGCGGACGCCGTCGCGGTGGCCGGGGACGAGTACCGACCGATCCAGTGGACGTCGCCGACGCCGCCCGAATACATCGACGGGTTCGCCTACGCGCTGTCGCGCATGTCGACCGACGTGCCTGCCGGTGGCCTGGTCATCGACGAGCAGCATTGGGACGCCGCGCGGGTCGAGCGGCGGGATGCCCGCCTGAAGGCGCAGGGGCTCACCGTCTCGGTGGCCGCCGTGGTTCACGCGCCGACGGGGCGGATCGCCGCGTACAACGAGCTCGTGATCGGCGAGGACCGTTCCGGTGCGACGCAGCAGTACGGGACGCTGGTCGTGAAGGAGCACCGTGGTCACCGCCTCGGCACGATCGTCAAGTGCGCGAACCTGCTGCGCTGGCGCGATCTGGTTCCGGAGTCGCCGCGAGTCTCGACGTTCAACGCCGAGGAGAACCGCCACATGCTCGACATCAACGAGACGATCGGCTTCGTGCCGGCCTCCTACGCCGGCGCGTGGAAGAAGGTGCTCGAACTCTGA
- the rpmF gene encoding 50S ribosomal protein L32: MAGNPPKRKVSRSNTRSRRAQWKAEAPTLVKTVENGKTVYSRPHQAKVVTDSQGTELFLEYKGRKVADV; the protein is encoded by the coding sequence ATGGCAGGTAACCCCCCGAAGCGGAAGGTCTCCCGCTCCAACACTCGCTCGCGTCGCGCGCAGTGGAAGGCCGAGGCCCCCACGCTCGTCAAGACCGTCGAGAACGGCAAGACCGTCTACAGCCGTCCGCACCAGGCGAAGGTCGTCACCGACTCGCAGGGCACCGAGCTGTTCCTCGAGTACAAGGGCCGCAAGGTCGCCGACGTCTGA
- a CDS encoding DUF2004 domain-containing protein — protein MAIEHDYFGLLESGPDGSIFWSENVELGDQSVTVDLTAPDQDDVSEAALDVAAALISSIEDIDRSARNAMVNELSDRTSEVTEYILQQQEALGDALEDTLVDISGDVHIDVIRSLQLMSMTILADEHGGSDPFAVLEYALDPDATDDVLLVNLDSDGGVLSVTSAD, from the coding sequence ATGGCGATCGAGCACGACTACTTCGGACTCCTCGAATCGGGGCCTGACGGATCGATCTTCTGGTCGGAGAACGTCGAACTGGGAGACCAGTCCGTCACGGTGGATCTCACGGCACCCGACCAGGACGACGTGTCGGAGGCGGCCCTCGATGTGGCAGCCGCGCTCATCTCGTCGATCGAAGACATCGATCGCAGCGCCCGCAACGCGATGGTCAACGAGCTGAGCGACCGTACCAGCGAGGTGACCGAGTACATCCTGCAGCAGCAGGAGGCTCTCGGCGACGCCCTTGAGGACACGCTCGTCGACATCTCGGGCGACGTGCACATCGACGTGATCCGCTCGCTGCAGCTGATGAGCATGACGATCCTCGCTGACGAGCACGGAGGTTCCGACCCGTTCGCCGTGCTCGAGTACGCGCTCGACCCCGACGCCACCGACGACGTGCTGCTGGTGAACCTCGACTCCGACGGCGGGGTGCTGTCGGTGACGAGCGCCGACTAG
- the ftsY gene encoding signal recognition particle-docking protein FtsY codes for MAESSWSLGRALRGMFVKPTIDETTWDDLETALLTADFGPDITERIVDELREKVERYRTTDPRDLQRMLKETLEEHFAKFDTTLRLTERPAVVLVVGVNGVGKTTTIGKFAKFLQRYGRSVVVGAADTFRAAAVDQLATWAERGGATIVRPQQEGQDPASVAFQTIEYAKNTGTEIVLVDTAGRLHTKGGLMDELTKIRRVIEKQAPISEVLLVLDATTGQNGVMQAQAFLEHAGVTGLVLTKLDGSAKGGFVLAVQERTGIPVKLLGQGEGIGDLTGFTPHVFAASLVD; via the coding sequence ATGGCAGAGAGCTCCTGGTCGCTCGGTCGCGCATTGCGTGGCATGTTCGTCAAGCCCACGATCGACGAGACCACGTGGGACGACCTCGAGACCGCGCTGCTCACCGCGGACTTCGGCCCCGACATCACCGAGCGCATCGTCGACGAGCTGCGCGAGAAGGTGGAGCGCTACCGCACCACCGACCCGAGGGATCTCCAGCGGATGCTGAAGGAGACGCTCGAGGAGCACTTCGCGAAGTTCGACACGACGCTGCGCCTCACCGAGCGGCCCGCGGTCGTGCTGGTCGTCGGCGTCAACGGCGTCGGCAAGACGACCACGATCGGCAAATTCGCGAAGTTCCTGCAGCGCTACGGCCGCTCGGTCGTGGTCGGCGCGGCCGACACGTTCCGCGCCGCGGCCGTCGACCAGCTCGCGACGTGGGCCGAGCGCGGCGGTGCGACGATCGTCCGGCCGCAGCAGGAGGGTCAGGATCCGGCATCCGTCGCCTTCCAGACCATCGAGTACGCCAAGAACACCGGCACGGAGATCGTCCTCGTCGACACCGCAGGACGCCTGCACACCAAGGGTGGCCTGATGGACGAGCTCACCAAGATCCGTCGCGTCATCGAGAAGCAGGCGCCGATCAGCGAGGTGCTGCTCGTCCTCGACGCCACGACCGGGCAGAACGGCGTGATGCAGGCCCAGGCCTTCCTGGAGCACGCGGGCGTCACGGGCCTCGTGCTCACGAAGCTCGACGGTTCCGCCAAGGGCGGATTCGTCCTCGCCGTGCAGGAGCGGACCGGAATCCCGGTCAAGCTGCTCGGTCAGGGCGAGGGCATCGGAGACCTCACCGGCTTCACACCGCACGTGTTCGCGGCGTCGCTCGTCGACTGA
- a CDS encoding DUF177 domain-containing protein: MTGPFVLPIRDIAHRAGEMREQTLEVPAPEKWGEGLVAVAEGEPVVIEARLESVHEGILVSGEVDTEYTGICSRCLIDIAEGLKVEFQELFAYPGEEETDFEVQDDHVDLETLVREAVVLSLPFQPVCQPDCPGLDPITGERLAENAGTPQSEPLDPRWAALQDFTTSHDDDAPRPRG, from the coding sequence GTGACGGGTCCGTTCGTCCTCCCGATCCGCGACATCGCCCACCGCGCCGGGGAGATGCGCGAGCAGACCCTCGAGGTTCCCGCTCCCGAGAAGTGGGGGGAGGGGCTCGTGGCCGTCGCCGAGGGTGAGCCCGTCGTCATCGAGGCACGCCTCGAGTCGGTGCACGAGGGCATTCTCGTGTCCGGAGAAGTCGACACCGAGTACACCGGCATCTGCAGCCGGTGCCTCATCGACATCGCCGAGGGGCTCAAAGTCGAGTTTCAGGAGCTTTTCGCGTATCCTGGGGAGGAAGAAACTGACTTCGAGGTTCAAGACGACCACGTGGATCTTGAAACTCTGGTCAGGGAAGCGGTCGTCCTGTCGCTTCCGTTTCAGCCGGTGTGCCAGCCGGATTGCCCCGGATTAGATCCGATCACGGGTGAGCGACTGGCCGAGAACGCCGGAACGCCGCAGAGCGAGCCTCTCGATCCACGATGGGCCGCGCTCCAGGACTTCACCACGAGCCACGACGACGATGCACCGCGCCCCCGCGGCTGA